Proteins encoded by one window of Cylindrospermum stagnale PCC 7417:
- the cobW gene encoding cobalamin biosynthesis protein CobW has protein sequence MATKIPVTVITGFLGSGKTSLIRHLLQNNQGRRIAVLVNEFGELGIDGELLKSCQICPEDGDSNIFELTNGCLCCTVQEEFFPTMLELIKRRDSIDCILIETSGLALPKPLIKAFRWQEIRNAATVDAVITVVDCAAVAAGTFASDLEAIASQRQADDSLEHETPLQELFEDQLACADLVVLNKTDLVDAETQARVEEFIKQELPRVVKIVASDGGKLDASILLGFQAAVEDNLDSRPSHHDSEEDHDHDEEITSTHLILDRAFDPEKLQKQLQTLAQQQEIYRIKGFVAVPNKPMRLVMQGVGTRFDKFYDRPWQPEELRQTRLVFIGRDLKYSEIESQLVAL, from the coding sequence ATGGCAACAAAAATTCCTGTCACAGTCATCACAGGCTTTTTAGGTAGTGGTAAAACCAGCCTAATTCGCCATCTACTACAAAACAACCAAGGACGCCGCATTGCTGTTTTAGTCAACGAATTTGGGGAACTCGGAATTGATGGCGAATTACTAAAATCCTGTCAAATTTGCCCCGAAGATGGTGACAGTAATATCTTTGAATTAACTAACGGCTGCTTATGCTGTACCGTACAGGAAGAATTTTTTCCGACGATGCTAGAGTTAATTAAGCGGCGAGATAGCATCGACTGTATTTTAATTGAAACCTCTGGTTTAGCTTTACCAAAACCCCTAATTAAAGCTTTTCGCTGGCAGGAAATTCGCAACGCTGCCACTGTTGACGCTGTAATTACCGTGGTAGACTGTGCTGCGGTGGCTGCGGGAACCTTTGCTAGTGATTTAGAAGCGATCGCATCCCAACGGCAAGCAGATGATAGTCTAGAACACGAAACACCATTGCAAGAACTGTTTGAAGACCAACTTGCTTGTGCAGACTTGGTGGTTTTGAATAAAACCGACTTAGTAGATGCTGAGACACAAGCGCGAGTTGAGGAATTTATTAAACAAGAATTACCCAGAGTGGTGAAAATAGTCGCCAGCGATGGCGGTAAACTAGATGCATCAATATTGCTAGGATTTCAAGCCGCAGTTGAAGATAATTTAGATAGCCGTCCCAGCCATCACGACAGTGAAGAAGACCACGACCACGATGAAGAGATTACCTCAACTCACCTAATTTTAGACCGTGCCTTTGACCCAGAAAAGCTACAAAAACAACTGCAAACACTGGCACAGCAACAGGAGATTTACAGAATCAAAGGCTTTGTGGCAGTTCCTAATAAACCCATGCGTCTAGTTATGCAAGGTGTCGGGACTCGATTTGATAAATTTTACGATCGTCCTTGGCAACCAGAAGAATTACGGCAAACCCGCTTAGTTTTCATCGGTCGTGATTTAAAATATTCAGAAATCGAATCACAACTTGTGGCTTTGTAA
- a CDS encoding AAA family ATPase, with translation MLKELHLTSIGTAPQFDVEFSDRINIFTGDNGLGKSFLLEVAWWVLTGNWVDQPAYPRKLTEEHPEIISKIHTKYGVRDYESGFNFSAQQWLSRHLLPELNEVVIFVRVDGGFSIFDPARNHKDAYSFTPNTLWNGLKLKGKVLCNGLIHDWVTWQNRPHKMPFQLLSDVIKRLAPHPDEWIEIGEPTRVSVDDVRDIPTINLPYGNIPITQASAGMKRILGLAYLLVWTWYEHEKACELRKQEPMNQIVLLIDEIESHLHPRWQRVILPSILSVVNELKPNMPIQALVTTHSPLVLASLEPIFDEEQDKLFLFELQEKEVALNEVNWTKQGDTVGWLTSEIFGLKQARSQEAETAIEAAEAWMRDDDMNGFPEYLRTQSQIHQELAKLLPGHDQFWPRWIVTSEKRNSRLFGA, from the coding sequence ATGCTAAAAGAACTTCACTTAACGTCTATTGGGACTGCTCCTCAATTTGATGTTGAATTTAGTGATAGGATCAACATTTTTACTGGGGATAATGGACTAGGTAAAAGCTTTTTACTTGAGGTTGCTTGGTGGGTACTTACTGGAAATTGGGTAGATCAACCCGCTTATCCGCGAAAACTAACAGAAGAACATCCTGAAATTATCTCCAAAATTCACACCAAATATGGTGTAAGGGACTATGAGAGCGGCTTTAATTTTTCTGCACAACAATGGCTGAGTAGGCATTTACTTCCTGAATTAAACGAGGTAGTTATTTTTGTTCGTGTTGATGGTGGCTTCTCTATTTTTGACCCTGCTCGCAACCATAAAGATGCGTATAGTTTTACTCCAAATACACTTTGGAATGGCTTGAAATTAAAGGGAAAAGTTCTTTGCAACGGTCTAATTCACGATTGGGTAACATGGCAGAATCGACCACACAAGATGCCATTTCAACTTTTATCTGATGTAATCAAAAGACTTGCTCCTCATCCTGATGAATGGATAGAAATAGGAGAGCCAACGCGAGTATCTGTGGATGATGTGCGAGACATTCCCACAATTAATCTTCCTTATGGTAATATTCCTATCACCCAAGCATCAGCAGGAATGAAGCGTATTCTCGGACTTGCTTATTTGTTGGTATGGACTTGGTACGAACACGAAAAAGCTTGTGAACTACGAAAGCAAGAACCGATGAATCAAATAGTTTTACTAATTGATGAAATTGAGTCTCACCTGCATCCTCGCTGGCAAAGAGTTATTTTACCATCTATTTTATCTGTGGTAAATGAGTTAAAGCCAAATATGCCAATACAGGCTTTAGTCACTACTCATTCTCCACTTGTGCTAGCTTCATTAGAGCCAATCTTTGATGAAGAGCAAGATAAATTATTTCTATTTGAATTGCAAGAAAAAGAAGTAGCATTAAATGAAGTTAACTGGACTAAACAAGGAGATACAGTTGGATGGTTAACCTCAGAAATATTTGGACTCAAACAAGCTCGTTCTCAAGAAGCAGAAACAGCGATTGAAGCCGCAGAAGCTTGGATGCGTGATGATGATATGAATGGTTTTCCAGAATATTTAAGAACCCAATCGCAAATTCATCAGGAACTCGCAAAACTATTACCAGGACACGATCAATTTTGGCCGCGTTGGATAGTCACTTCAGAGAAAAGAAATTCTCGGTTATTTGGGGCATAG
- the glmM gene encoding phosphoglucosamine mutase, with product MVLSITRTQGGIPGGSASESEGLEIGNESSFAFNLIPLPATSLFGTDGIRGRVGELLSAPLVLQVGFWAGIVLRTHANQVGPVILGQDSRNSSDMLAMALSAGLTAAGLEVWYLGLCPTPCVSYLASITDAIGGVMISASHNPPEDNGIKIFGADGAKLPQRLQAEIEAGLRGKISLAKSVSHCGRHYSRQELIKHYSKALQTPLHSGVNLQGMKIVLDLAWGAAVGLAPAVFTEMGAEVICLHNEADGDRINVNCGSTHLDILQATVKQHQADLGFAFDGDADRVLAVDNTGRQINGDYILYLWGRDLQQKQQLPDNLIVSTVMANLGFEKAWQQLGGNLIRTAVGDQYVQAEMSRTGAMLGGEQSGHILCPHYGITGDGLLTALHIAALVKQAGVSLGEMVDQSFQLYPQLLHNVRVVDRDRRLGWKDCQPLHNAIARAEAAMGDTGRILVRASGTEPVIRVMVEAANAELANHWTNELVSQVQQHLAE from the coding sequence ATGGTCTTATCGATAACTCGGACTCAAGGCGGCATTCCTGGGGGTTCTGCTTCCGAATCTGAAGGATTGGAAATAGGAAATGAGAGTAGTTTTGCGTTCAACTTAATACCGCTACCTGCGACTTCCTTATTTGGTACAGATGGGATTCGCGGACGAGTGGGAGAATTGCTGAGTGCGCCTTTAGTATTGCAAGTTGGGTTTTGGGCGGGTATTGTTTTGCGTACCCATGCAAATCAAGTTGGGCCAGTCATTCTCGGACAAGACTCGAGAAACTCTAGCGATATGCTAGCGATGGCCTTGAGTGCAGGGTTAACAGCAGCGGGGTTAGAGGTTTGGTATTTGGGATTATGTCCTACTCCCTGCGTCTCTTATCTCGCCAGCATCACTGATGCTATCGGCGGGGTAATGATTTCTGCTAGTCATAACCCGCCAGAGGACAACGGCATTAAAATTTTTGGGGCGGATGGTGCGAAGTTACCCCAACGATTGCAGGCAGAAATTGAGGCGGGACTGCGTGGCAAAATCTCACTGGCAAAGAGTGTCAGTCATTGTGGGCGGCATTACTCGCGACAAGAGTTAATTAAGCATTATAGTAAAGCGTTACAAACACCCTTGCATAGTGGTGTCAATCTTCAGGGAATGAAGATTGTTTTAGATTTAGCTTGGGGGGCAGCAGTCGGGTTAGCACCTGCGGTATTTACAGAAATGGGTGCAGAGGTAATCTGTTTGCATAACGAAGCAGATGGCGATCGCATTAATGTTAACTGCGGTTCAACTCACCTAGATATTCTGCAAGCAACAGTTAAGCAGCATCAAGCTGACTTAGGCTTTGCCTTTGATGGCGATGCCGATCGCGTTTTAGCTGTAGATAACACCGGCAGACAAATCAACGGCGATTACATACTCTACCTCTGGGGACGCGATTTACAACAAAAGCAACAGTTGCCAGACAACCTGATTGTTTCCACTGTCATGGCTAACTTAGGCTTTGAGAAGGCTTGGCAACAGCTTGGTGGTAACTTAATTCGCACAGCAGTTGGCGACCAATATGTACAGGCAGAAATGTCTAGAACTGGGGCAATGTTAGGCGGCGAACAATCAGGTCATATCCTCTGCCCTCATTATGGAATTACCGGAGATGGCTTGTTAACAGCCTTGCATATAGCCGCTTTAGTGAAACAGGCTGGTGTTTCTTTAGGGGAGATGGTAGATCAAAGCTTTCAGTTATATCCGCAACTATTACATAACGTGCGCGTAGTAGATCGCGATCGCCGTTTAGGGTGGAAAGATTGCCAACCCTTACATAATGCGATCGCCCGTGCTGAAGCGGCAATGGGTGATACTGGGAGAATTTTAGTCCGCGCCTCCGGCACAGAACCAGTGATCAGAGTTATGGTGGAAGCCGCCAATGCTGAACTTGCCAACCACTGGACAAATGAATTGGTGTCACAAGTCCAACAACACTTAGCCGAATAG
- a CDS encoding heme oxygenase (biliverdin-producing), whose amino-acid sequence MSSNLAAKLRVGTKKAHTMAENVGFVKCFLKGVVEKNSYRKLVANFYFIYSAMEEEMEKHQNHPIVGKIYFPELNRKHTLEQDLNYYFGYNWREQIQLSTAGEAYVKRIRELSATAPELLVAHSYTRYLGDLSGGQILKGIAQTAMKLADGEGTAFYEFADITDEKAFKAQYRQNLDEMPIDDATGDRIVEEANAAFGVNMKMFQELEGNLIKAIGIMVFNALTRKRTRGATELATAE is encoded by the coding sequence ATGAGCAGCAATTTAGCCGCCAAACTACGTGTAGGCACTAAAAAAGCCCACACAATGGCAGAAAATGTAGGTTTTGTCAAGTGCTTTTTAAAGGGAGTTGTGGAGAAGAACTCCTATCGGAAACTGGTTGCTAACTTCTACTTCATCTATTCAGCGATGGAAGAAGAGATGGAAAAGCACCAAAACCACCCGATTGTTGGGAAAATTTACTTTCCAGAACTCAATCGCAAGCATACCTTAGAGCAAGACCTGAATTATTACTTCGGTTATAACTGGCGGGAGCAAATCCAATTATCTACCGCTGGTGAAGCTTATGTAAAGCGCATCCGGGAATTATCAGCCACAGCCCCAGAATTGCTAGTCGCTCATTCTTACACCCGTTACCTCGGCGATTTATCTGGGGGACAAATTCTCAAAGGTATTGCCCAAACAGCGATGAAACTGGCTGATGGTGAAGGTACTGCCTTTTATGAGTTTGCAGATATTACCGATGAGAAGGCATTCAAAGCCCAATATCGGCAAAACTTGGACGAAATGCCCATTGATGATGCTACAGGCGATCGCATCGTCGAAGAAGCAAATGCCGCTTTTGGGGTGAACATGAAGATGTTCCAAGAATTAGAAGGCAATTTGATCAAAGCCATTGGTATCATGGTGTTCAACGCCCTGACACGGAAGCGAACACGCGGTGCTACCGAACTTGCTACTGCTGAGTAA